The Triticum urartu cultivar G1812 chromosome 5, Tu2.1, whole genome shotgun sequence genome contains the following window.
ATACCAAATAAATGGTAGCAACACAATATACAGACACACATGTCAAAGATAAATAAATGGCAGCCACACATGTCAAAGATAAATAAATGCCTGCCACACAAATACGAAGATCGAATAATTCATAATAAGGTTCACAACACAAATAGGCAAGTTGCAAATAGGTAATAATGTTCACGTAAGTTCAGCCACACAAATATAGGTAAACAGCTGAAGGTTCAGCCACACAAATAGATATAGGTAGCAAGGTAACAAGGTTCAGCCACGGAAATAGAAGCAAAATAAGGTCTTGTGCAATAATAAAGATCTTATAAGTTGGTGACAAATGGCTCAAGGCTGCGGGggttcctcctcctcatcatcgtctTTGGTTGCCATCACTCCATCATCATCAGACTCATAATCAATCCCATCATCCTCTATCTCATGATCTGATTCATTATCATCATCCTCAACGAATTCTTCAACTTCATGGAGTTCTCTAACTCTTGCACTTCTACGAAGCTCCACAGGATCGCTTGCCCCCATTGCTTCATCAATGATGCTGTATGGCATGCCTGTAGTGGGATCAATCTCCTCATCGATATATGCATCTTCACATATCCAATCTTGAGCTCGTGAAGCATCTTCACCAAGAAGAACATCACTAGAAGAGGATAACTTCTTTCTTTTATCAATCATCCTTCCATTGAATTGGATATAAACTAGATTGTCCCTACGGGCCACATCTAGTTGATTTCTCCTCTTTGCATCTACCTACAAAAGTGCAAATGGACACCTAGTTAAAAAATAGCGAGAAGTAAGAATATTCAGATTTGACCAACTGATTAATACTTGAAACTTGAGAGTGACTAAAACTCTTAAGAGTTACCATTTCAAATGTGCTCCAATTTCTTTCACATCCGGATGAACTTGTGGTCAAGTTAAGTATCCTTATGGCCATGTGTTGCAACGTAGGAGTTTGTAATCCATAAGTTGACCACCAATCAGCTACAATTTGACAAAAGTGAAATAATATGCAATCAGCCTATATAATTTCAGAAATGCAATAGTAAGTTTTTTGCTTTGAGAACAAGCTTACCGGCATCAAAATTGTCATTGCTAATTGCTTTCATGGCAACCACCTTCCCAAAGATACCCTCTTTCTTTTTAAACTTGGTGAAGTCAATGTTCAGCACCTTATTTTGCTTGATGTCAT
Protein-coding sequences here:
- the LOC125506590 gene encoding uncharacterized protein LOC125506590, with amino-acid sequence MAIRILNLTTSSSGCERNWSTFEMVDAKRRNQLDVARRDNLVYIQFNGRMIDKRKKLSSSSDVLLGEDASRAQDWICEDAYIDEEIDPTTGMPYSIIDEAMGASDPVELRRSARVRELHEVEEFVEDDDNESDHEIEDDGIDYESDDDGVMATKDDDEEEEPPQP